The Thermosynechococcus sp. HN-54 DNA segment TCTCAATAAGTTGCGGTTGTTGCAAATGACACTTGTTGTCGGCTATCATGCAAACCAATATCGGCAGATCAAGCGAATCTCCTATGCCACTTTATACAGCAGCAGCCTTGAAGGCAGAACTGAATGAGAAGGGTTGGCGGTTGACGCCACAGCGAGAAACCATTCTCAATATTTTCCAGAATCTGCCTAAAGGCAATCACCTGAGCGCTGAAGACCTGCACCATGAGTTGCGCAAACAGGGGCACTCCATTAGTTTATCCACTGTGTATCGCACTGTGAAGTTGATGTCGCGGATGGGTATTCTGCGGGAGTTGGAACTTGCCGAGGGACACAAGCACTACGAACTCAATACGATGTCTCCGCATCACCATCACCACATGGTGTGTGTGCAATGCAACCGCACGACCGAGTTTGATAATGACTCTATTCTCAAGCAGGCCTTGAAGCAAACGGAGAAGTATGGTCTGCAACTGATTGATTGCCAACTGACGATCTATACCATTTGTCCAGAGGCGTTGCGGCGTGGCTACCCCGGCTTGCCGGAAAACTGGGTCTGTAGTAGCGCGATCGCCCACGGCACAGAACCCCCCTCGCGGGGTAAATAAGGAATGCGACAAATGCTAGCGATCGCCCTTGTTGGCATAGCCGCTTTCACCCCTCAGAGCCTAGGGGTTGAGTTTCCTGATGGTCGGGTGGCCTTTGATCAGCCGCCCATTTTTGTTGAGGCCAATACCCGCTATCCTCAAGTGTGGCTGACGAATACCACCTACAACTTCATTGTGCAGCTGCCGACCACCGCCGGCGAACCCCTTGCCCGTCTTGACATTCAGCAACTGCCCGGCATTGAGACGATTTACTTTTTGCCCCAACGTACCCGTGCTTTTATCGGCGAGCGCTCCCGCCAGCCGATTTCCTTGGGCGAGGTGACCTTTGATGGCAATTCAGCCCGCCTCAACGTAACGTTTGATCCCCCTGTGCCACCGGGGTCGTACCTGCGGGTGGAGGTAGCTCCTGTGCGCAATCCCCAATGGGATGGAACCTATCTTTTTGCGGTGACGGCCTTTCCCCGCGGGGGCGATCGCGCCATGGGTCAACCTATCGGTACAGGGCGCTTACAGTTTTACCGCAATTCAAATTTTTTCTGAGGTGACAGCTTTTGCTACACTACCGCCTCCCCTTCAGCCGGGCGATCGCCTTGCCGTCGCCTTTCCCAGTGGTGTCCTCCGCCAAAGGGAACCTTTTTGGCAGGGAGTGGCCTGTTGGCAAGCTCAGGGCTATGAGGTGATTGTGGATGAGGCGGCCTTTGCAGGCTGGGGCTACCTTGCGGGTTCCGATCAACAGCGGCGCGATCGCCTGCGGCACTTATTGCAAGACGATTCTATTAAGGGCATTCTCTGCGGGCGGGGTGGATTTGGGGCGACTCGTCTGTTGGAGCAGTGGCAGTGGCCAGCGGTATCGCCGAAATGGCTGATTGGTTTTTCGGATATTACAGCTCTGCTGTGGAGCTATGCTGCCCAAGGGGTGGCCGGTGTCCATGGCCCAGTACTCACTACGCTAGCGGCAGAACCCCTTTGGAGTCAGCAGCGGCTTTTTGATCTGGTGCGGGGCAAACCCCTAGAGCCGCTGTTGGGAACGGGTTGGGGAGGCGGTGTGGTGCAAGGTCGCCTCTTAGTGGGGAATTTAACAGTCGCGACTCATCTACTGGCCACCCCTGATTGCCCACCTTTTGAGAATGTGATCTTGGCCCTAGAGGATGTGGGTGAAGCCCCCTATTGCATTGACCGCAGATTGACGCAGTGGCGCCGCAGTGGTGTGTTGCATCAGATTAAGGGGATTGCCCTCGGTCGTTTTAGTCGCTGTGAGGATCCGACCACCCAACCCAATTTTCGGGTGGTTGAGGTTTTGGGCGATCGCTTAGGGGATTTGGGAATTCCGATTGTCAGTGACTTGCCCTTTGGGCATGAGGGAGTTAATGCCGCCTTACCTGTGGGGGTCGCAGCAGAGTTGGATGGCGATCGCGGCTCTTTGCGGGTATCACTATAACAAAGAATAAAAAACAGAACCCTGATCCACAAGTCACCGAGATTGGCAAAAACTAATCCCACCCATAAGCAGAAGCCGATCGCTGGCAAACAATGAAATGAAAGTCTGAGTGATAAGATATGGGGGATTCCATCAAGGCGCGTAAAGAGTTATGGATTTGGTGACACTGGCCGGACAGCTCAATGCAGGCACCATTTTGCCGGAAACCATCGTGGTCGTAACGCTACTGGTCGTCCTCTTAGCAGATTTGATTCAGGGACGCCAAGCCGATCGCTGGACACCCTACTTGGCGATCATTGGGTTAGGGGGGGCAATCGCCACAATGATTCCCCTGTGGACGCAGCCCGACACCGTCAGTTTCTTTGGCAGCTTTATCTCCGATCACCTCAGCCTGTTTTTCCGCGGACTGATTGCCCTTTCAGCCTTGGGCACCATTCTCATGTCCATTCGCTATGTTGAGCAAACGGGCAGTTCCCTCGGCGAATTTATGACGATTCTGTTGACGGCCACGGTGGGTGGCATGTTCATTGCCGGCGCCCAAGAGCTGGTCTTTATCTTTGTGGCGCTAGAGACCCTAAGTATTGCCTCTTATCTGCTCACCGGCTACACAAAACGCGATAGCCGCTCCAACGAAGCCGCCTTGAAATATCTCCTGATTGGTGCGGCCAGTTCTGCCATTTTCCTCTATGGTTCGTCACTGTTGTATGGCCTCTCTGGTGGGCACACCCAATTGCCAGAAATTGCCCAAGCCCTCTCTGCGGAATCCTTGGGTCTGGTGGTGGCCTTAGTGTTTGTTATTGCCGGCATTAGTTTCAAAATCTCGGCGGTGCCCTTTCACCAATGGACACCCGATGTTTATGAGGGTGCCCCTACGCCTGTGGTTGCCTTTCTCTCCGTTGGCTCCAAAGCAGCTGGGTTTGCCCTTGCCATTCGCTTTTTGACCTTGGCCTTCCCCAGTGTGACTGATCAGTGGCAACTCATCTTTACGGTGCTGGCCATCCTCAGCATGATTCTCGGCAATGTGGTTGCCCTTGCCCAAACCAGCATGAAGCGGATGCTCGCCTACTCTTCCATCGGTCAGGCGGGATTTGTGATGATTGGGTTTGTTGTTGGCACGGAGGCAGGTTATGCCAGTATGCTCTTTTACCTGCTGGTGTACCTCTTCATGAACCTTGGTGCCTTTACCTGTGTCATTCTCTTCTCGCTGCGCACCGGCACCGATCAAATTAGTGAGTATGCGGGTCTCTATCAAAAAGATCCGCTGCTGACCCTAGGACTAAGCCTATGCCTGCTTTCTCTGGGAGGCATTCCCCCCTTGGCCGGCTTCTTTGGCAAAATCTACCTCTTCTGGGCAGGTTGGCAGGCGGGTGCCTATGGTCTCGTCTTGCTGGGTCTATTGACGAGTGTGATCTCGATTTACTACTACATTCGTGTCGTCAAGATGATGGTGGTCAAGGAACCCCAAGAAATGTCCCTCGCTGTGCAAAATTATCCACAGATTTCTTGGTCAACCTTTGGCATGCGTCCTTTGCAGGTGGGTCTGGTCATGACCGTTATTGCTACCTCCTTGGCAGGAATCCTCGCCAATCCCCTCTTCAACTTGGTGAATACGGCAGTGTTGGATGTGCCCCAAGTAGCTAATCAACCAATGGCCACAGAGATTGCCTACCAAGGGATGCTACCAGCAGAAAAATCTTAAGGATGATTTCACCGTGATCCCGAAGCTCTCTTCCTAGAATTTAAGGGGAAGCAATGCTAGGACAAATGACAGTGAAGGAACTGGCCGCACGCCTTGCTACAGAGGTAGAGACACTCCAACTGATTGACGTGCGCGAACCCGCAGAGTGGGACATTGTTCACTTACCACCCTTCACGCTGTTGCCCCTAAGTGAATTTCCCCAGTGGTCTCCCCAAATTCGTCAACTATTTGATCCAGATCGGGAAACCTTGGTCCTCTGTCATCATGGTGTGCGCTCTGCCCAAATGGGGTACTGGCTCATTCAGCAGGGCTTTCGCAATGTCAAGAACATTGTGGGTGGTATTGATGCCTATGCTGCGGCAGTGGATCCAAGTCTTCCCCGTTATTAGTTGATTGTCTTGGGAGAGTTTTCATGACGTTGAAAGTCGGTATTAATGGCTTTGGTCGCATTGGTCGCCTAGTGCTACGGGCAGGTCTTGTCTACGACAATATCGAGTTTGTCGGTATTAATGATCTCGTGCCAGCGGATAACCTTGCCTATTTGTTTAAGTACGATTCCACCCACGGAATTTACCCTAGCAGCGTCAAGGCCACAGCTGAGGGCATTGAAATTGATGGTAAGTTTATTCCCTGTACCGCCATTCGCAATCCAGCGGAACTGCCCTGGGGATCGGTTGGCGCTGACTACATTGTTGAATCTACGGGTCTCTTTACTGGCTATGAGGGGGCGGCTCAGCATCTCCAAGCCGGTGCCAAACGAGTCGTCATCTCAGCGCCCACCAAGGATGCCGATAAGGTGAAAACAATTGTTGTGGGTGTGAATGATGCGACCTTTGATCCGACGGTAGATGTAATTGTCTCCAATGCCAGTTGTACGACAAATTGCTTGGCACCAGTCGCCAAGGTATTGCACGAAACCTTTGGTTTAGCTGAGGGCTTAATGACAACAGTGCACTCTGTCACGGCAACTCAACCCACAGTCGATGGACCGAGCAAGAAAGACTGGCGCGGCGGCCGCGGTGCTGGCCAAAATATTATTCCCGCTTCTACCGGGGCTGCTAAAGCGGTGACACTGGTGTTGCCCGAACTCAAGGGCAAGTTGACGGGCATGGCCTTTCGCGTACCCACGCCCGATGTGTCGGTGGTAGATTTGACCTTCAAAACCGAGAAGGCGACGAGCTATGAAGAGATTTGCGCCGCCATGAAGGCAGCCGCCGAGGGGGAACTCAAGGGCATTCTTGGCTATACCGAAGAGGCTGTTGTCTCCAGTGATTTTATTGGTGATGGTCGCTCCAGTATCTTTGATGCCACGGCGGGTATCCAACTCAATAGCAATTTCTTTAAGGTGGTGGCGTGGTACGACAACGAGTGGGGCTATTCCTGCCGCGTGGTGGATTTACTAAAAATCATGGCTGCAAAGGATGGTCTGCTCTAGCGACCCAAGTCATGGAGACTGTGGATGACTTCACAACAGCGCTGAGTCACGGCTTCTAGGGCAGCGCGATCGCCAGAAGCTGGTGGCGGAATGGGGGCGCCAATGCGCACCGTAATGGGAACAGGTCTTGGGAATCCACCTTTTTTCAGGATCTCTTGGGTTCCCCAAAGACATACGGGCAACAGAGGCGCTTGGGCTTTGGCAGCAATGAGTGCTGCCCCTAGTTTCGGGTCATCAATACGGCCATCCTTGGTGCGAGTGCCCTGCAAAAAGACCCCCACGGCCCAACCTTGGTCTAGGGCGTTGAGGGCAGCCTGTAATGCGCGGCGATCGCCCGCTCCCCGTTTCACGGGATAGGCACCATACCACCGAATCAATGTCCGAAAAATGGGAATTTTGAACAATTCCTCCTTAGCCATCCAAGCCACGGGACGGCGCACACAGTTGGAGATCAGGGGCGGATCAAAGTAACTGGCATGATTGGCCACCACCACCAATGGCCCGCGCAACGGCACCTGATGGGCTCCATAGATGCGCCCCCGAAAATAGGTGTGCAGCAGTGGACTCACCACTGACCATTTGAAGAGATGGTAGAGAATCAAGCTAATCAACGGCTCGCGATCGCGACTCACACTAGGCTCTCCAAACTAGCCATCGTTGCCACACTGGTGACGTTGATCTCTGGGGTGGTGCGTTTCACCAAACCGGCCAGTACAGTGCCAGGGCCGATTTCGAGGGCGTGGGTTACTCCCGCAGCTGCAAGGGCATGGCAAGTCTCTACCCAACGGACAGAACCCGTCATCTGCGATCGCAAGCGTGCCTTGATCACTGCTGCATCCGTTGTCGGTTCAGGTTCGACATTGTTCAAGACGGGAAAGATCGCCTCGTGGAAGGTGCACTCCTCCAGCAGCGTGGCAAACGTGGCTGCCGCCTCTGCCATCAAGGGGGAGTGAAAGGCACCACTCACATTCAAGGGAACTGCCCGCTTCACTTTAATTTTGCCTAGTACCGCGTCCACCGCTGCCGGCAGCCCCGAAATCACCACCTGCCCCGGATGGTTATCATTGGCCAGAACCACATTGGGGGTGCTGGCGATCGCCTCTTGCAACTGCTCGCGGTCAAAGCCAATTAAGGCCACCATCTTACCGTCCCCCGCGGCATTCATCAGTTCGGCTCGCCGCTGCACTAACTTCAGTCCTGTTGTAAAGTCAAAAACCTCCGCCGCATAGAGGGCAGCATATTCGCCAAGACTATGCCCCGCGACAAAGTCCGCCTTTGCCCCCCGTTCCTTGAGGGCATCCACCAAGAGGCTCTCGACGATAAACAAACTGGGCTGGGTATAGAGCGTTTGATCTAAATTGCCGACACGACCGGCACAGCAGTCAATCACCGACCAGCCCAAGACAGCCGCTGCCTGTTCACACCGTTCCTTGGCAGGGGGATAGGCCGTCAGCAAATCCGCCATCATTTCTGGATGTTGCGACCCTTGGCCGGGAAATAACCATGCTGTTTTTGTCATCGGCAGTGCTCAACTCAAACCGCAATCTACTTTACCCGATTTGGGATGTCCGTTATACTAGAAAATTGTCGAGAAAAATCTGCTCCTTTTATCTCCATAGGCTGACATGATTAAACTGCGTCTCAAACGCTACGGCAAAAAACGCAACGCCACCTATCGGATTGTGGCGATGAACAATACCGATCGCCGCGATGGGCGTGCCCTTGAAGAGCTGGGCTTCTATGATCCCATCCGTGGTGAGGTGCGCCTCAAAGAAGAAGCGATCAAGCGGCGTTTGGCGCAGGGTGCACAACCCACAGACACAGTGCGGCGCCTCTTTGTCAAGGCGAATCTTCTCCCCGAAACCGCCAAAAAATAGGCAATGGCTGAATCGGCTGCCCCCAACTATGCCGCCCTCATTCGCTTCCTGCTTGAGCCGTTTATGGAGGCGCCGGAAACGCTACGGCTGCATGCAGAATTCTCTCCTGCTACCTCTCGTATTTGGGTACGTCTGGCATTTGCGGGCGAGGATAAGGGGCGGGTCTATGGGCGAGGAGGGCGCAACCTTCAGGCTATTCGAGCCGTGTTACAAGCGGCGGCTCAAGCTGCGGGTCAGCAAGTTTACTTAGATGTCTATGACGATACCAAAAGTACGCCTAAAATAGATCACCATAGAGGCGATCGCCCACGGCGATCCCATCGTCGTTCTTATCCATCATCAAGGAGGCAAAGTTAGCGCGTGTCTGAAGTGCGTTTAGGTGAAAACGAATCCATTGAGTCCGCTCTACGGCGATTTAAGAAAAAAATTCAAAAGGCGGGCATTCTTTCGGAAGTCAAACGGCGTGAACGCTATGAAAAGCCCAGCCTGCGCCGCAAACGTAAACAGGAGGCTGCCCGCAAGCGCAACCGTTAAGCCTTGGGTATGACCACGAGGGAAAGCCTCACCATTGACCTCCACAGTATTGAGAGTGCGATCGCCCTTGTCGGTGAGCAAGAAGCCAACCTGCGCATCTTTGCCGCCCAAACAGGGGCGACCCTTGTTTTAAGGGGGCGTGATCTCTGTATCACGGGAACGCCAGCCCAAATCCAACTCTGCCAACAACTGATTCAAGACCTCGGTACCCTTTGGCGCGAGGGTAAGCCTGTTTCAGGCGTGGATATTCTGACCGTCCGCCATGCCTACGATACGCAGCAGCGGGAAGCCCTCCAAGAACTGCAACAGGATATTCTTGCGCGCACCCGTCGCGGTGACATTATTCGCGCCAAAACCTTTCGCCAGCGCCAGTATGTCCAAGCGATTCGCAACCATACCTTAACGTTTGGCATTGGACCAGCGGGCACCGGCAAAACCTTCTTGGCCACTGTCCTAGCCGTCCAAGCGCTATTGTCAGGTACCTATGAGCGGTTGATTTTGACACGGCCTGCAGTAGAAGCGGGTGAGCGGCTCGGCTTTTTGCCGGGAGATTTACAGCAAAAA contains these protein-coding regions:
- a CDS encoding transcriptional repressor yields the protein MPLYTAAALKAELNEKGWRLTPQRETILNIFQNLPKGNHLSAEDLHHELRKQGHSISLSTVYRTVKLMSRMGILRELELAEGHKHYELNTMSPHHHHHMVCVQCNRTTEFDNDSILKQALKQTEKYGLQLIDCQLTIYTICPEALRRGYPGLPENWVCSSAIAHGTEPPSRGK
- a CDS encoding DUF2808 domain-containing protein, whose product is MRQMLAIALVGIAAFTPQSLGVEFPDGRVAFDQPPIFVEANTRYPQVWLTNTTYNFIVQLPTTAGEPLARLDIQQLPGIETIYFLPQRTRAFIGERSRQPISLGEVTFDGNSARLNVTFDPPVPPGSYLRVEVAPVRNPQWDGTYLFAVTAFPRGGDRAMGQPIGTGRLQFYRNSNFF
- a CDS encoding LD-carboxypeptidase, with product MTAFATLPPPLQPGDRLAVAFPSGVLRQREPFWQGVACWQAQGYEVIVDEAAFAGWGYLAGSDQQRRDRLRHLLQDDSIKGILCGRGGFGATRLLEQWQWPAVSPKWLIGFSDITALLWSYAAQGVAGVHGPVLTTLAAEPLWSQQRLFDLVRGKPLEPLLGTGWGGGVVQGRLLVGNLTVATHLLATPDCPPFENVILALEDVGEAPYCIDRRLTQWRRSGVLHQIKGIALGRFSRCEDPTTQPNFRVVEVLGDRLGDLGIPIVSDLPFGHEGVNAALPVGVAAELDGDRGSLRVSL
- a CDS encoding NAD(P)H-quinone oxidoreductase subunit N, which encodes MDLVTLAGQLNAGTILPETIVVVTLLVVLLADLIQGRQADRWTPYLAIIGLGGAIATMIPLWTQPDTVSFFGSFISDHLSLFFRGLIALSALGTILMSIRYVEQTGSSLGEFMTILLTATVGGMFIAGAQELVFIFVALETLSIASYLLTGYTKRDSRSNEAALKYLLIGAASSAIFLYGSSLLYGLSGGHTQLPEIAQALSAESLGLVVALVFVIAGISFKISAVPFHQWTPDVYEGAPTPVVAFLSVGSKAAGFALAIRFLTLAFPSVTDQWQLIFTVLAILSMILGNVVALAQTSMKRMLAYSSIGQAGFVMIGFVVGTEAGYASMLFYLLVYLFMNLGAFTCVILFSLRTGTDQISEYAGLYQKDPLLTLGLSLCLLSLGGIPPLAGFFGKIYLFWAGWQAGAYGLVLLGLLTSVISIYYYIRVVKMMVVKEPQEMSLAVQNYPQISWSTFGMRPLQVGLVMTVIATSLAGILANPLFNLVNTAVLDVPQVANQPMATEIAYQGMLPAEKS
- a CDS encoding rhodanese-like domain-containing protein — encoded protein: MTVKELAARLATEVETLQLIDVREPAEWDIVHLPPFTLLPLSEFPQWSPQIRQLFDPDRETLVLCHHGVRSAQMGYWLIQQGFRNVKNIVGGIDAYAAAVDPSLPRY
- the gap gene encoding type I glyceraldehyde-3-phosphate dehydrogenase, which encodes MTLKVGINGFGRIGRLVLRAGLVYDNIEFVGINDLVPADNLAYLFKYDSTHGIYPSSVKATAEGIEIDGKFIPCTAIRNPAELPWGSVGADYIVESTGLFTGYEGAAQHLQAGAKRVVISAPTKDADKVKTIVVGVNDATFDPTVDVIVSNASCTTNCLAPVAKVLHETFGLAEGLMTTVHSVTATQPTVDGPSKKDWRGGRGAGQNIIPASTGAAKAVTLVLPELKGKLTGMAFRVPTPDVSVVDLTFKTEKATSYEEICAAMKAAAEGELKGILGYTEEAVVSSDFIGDGRSSIFDATAGIQLNSNFFKVVAWYDNEWGYSCRVVDLLKIMAAKDGLL
- a CDS encoding 1-acyl-sn-glycerol-3-phosphate acyltransferase, which encodes MSRDREPLISLILYHLFKWSVVSPLLHTYFRGRIYGAHQVPLRGPLVVVANHASYFDPPLISNCVRRPVAWMAKEELFKIPIFRTLIRWYGAYPVKRGAGDRRALQAALNALDQGWAVGVFLQGTRTKDGRIDDPKLGAALIAAKAQAPLLPVCLWGTQEILKKGGFPRPVPITVRIGAPIPPPASGDRAALEAVTQRCCEVIHSLHDLGR
- the fabD gene encoding ACP S-malonyltransferase: MTKTAWLFPGQGSQHPEMMADLLTAYPPAKERCEQAAAVLGWSVIDCCAGRVGNLDQTLYTQPSLFIVESLLVDALKERGAKADFVAGHSLGEYAALYAAEVFDFTTGLKLVQRRAELMNAAGDGKMVALIGFDREQLQEAIASTPNVVLANDNHPGQVVISGLPAAVDAVLGKIKVKRAVPLNVSGAFHSPLMAEAAATFATLLEECTFHEAIFPVLNNVEPEPTTDAAVIKARLRSQMTGSVRWVETCHALAAAGVTHALEIGPGTVLAGLVKRTTPEINVTSVATMASLESLV
- the rpsP gene encoding 30S ribosomal protein S16 — encoded protein: MIKLRLKRYGKKRNATYRIVAMNNTDRRDGRALEELGFYDPIRGEVRLKEEAIKRRLAQGAQPTDTVRRLFVKANLLPETAKK
- a CDS encoding KH domain-containing protein, translating into MAESAAPNYAALIRFLLEPFMEAPETLRLHAEFSPATSRIWVRLAFAGEDKGRVYGRGGRNLQAIRAVLQAAAQAAGQQVYLDVYDDTKSTPKIDHHRGDRPRRSHRRSYPSSRRQS
- the rpsU gene encoding 30S ribosomal protein S21; its protein translation is MSEVRLGENESIESALRRFKKKIQKAGILSEVKRRERYEKPSLRRKRKQEAARKRNR
- a CDS encoding PhoH family protein, producing the protein MTTRESLTIDLHSIESAIALVGEQEANLRIFAAQTGATLVLRGRDLCITGTPAQIQLCQQLIQDLGTLWREGKPVSGVDILTVRHAYDTQQREALQELQQDILARTRRGDIIRAKTFRQRQYVQAIRNHTLTFGIGPAGTGKTFLATVLAVQALLSGTYERLILTRPAVEAGERLGFLPGDLQQKIDPYLRPLYDALYELVEPEKISNLMERGVIEVAPLAYMRGRTLNNAFVILDEAQNTTPAQMKMVLTRIGFNSCLVVTGDLTQTDLPEHQISGLSVATKILKDVEGIAFCYLTKGDVIRHPLVERIIDAYDRHEQALLTKPKERASGRSDRSDKAN